A genome region from Leptodactylus fuscus isolate aLepFus1 chromosome 6, aLepFus1.hap2, whole genome shotgun sequence includes the following:
- the LOC142209857 gene encoding tyrosine-protein phosphatase non-receptor type substrate 1-like translates to MFLTMYCMLFTICCRVCTVCSSLYVLGYVLCILCLYSSWPLAQTNSPFSTPGMPDLSVFQSPPSLVIAQGQNASLGCFFSVESNVKGAVSWHRAAALDGNMSISQVIHLRSRFSLAHPKTFLSEGDASLVISQVTREDAGTYFCKVHMWEKAEAQGSGTKLLVYAPPSQPEIFLKVATKSQEDMALTCQTSGYYPAGIAISWHSSHIDLPDPGPVEIWKSENGDFQAARRLVLPSHFRANLLTLSCVVEHLSLPAPIYANYSYDLSEFGLTSYQLIEYLNILKIALILALTICILLTVRKRCKIK, encoded by the exons ATGTTCTTGactatgtactgtatgttattCACTATATGTTGTagggtatgtactgtatgttcttCACTATATGTTCTAGGGTATGTACTGTGTATTCTTTGCCTATATTCGTCTTGGCCCTTGGCTCAGACTAACTCGCCGTTTTCCACCCCAGGGATGCCTGATCTGTCAGTCTTCCAATCCCCTCCATCTTTGGTCATTGCTCAGGGGCAGAATGCCAGCCTTGGCTGCTTTTTCTCTGTAGAATCCAATGTTAAAGGCGCCGTGTCCTGGCACCGAGCTGCTGCGCTGGACGGTAACATGAGCATCAGCCAAGTCATCCATCTGAGGAGCCGCTTCTCTCTGGCCCATCCAAAGACCTTCCTGAGTGAAGGAGACGCCTCCCTGGTCATCAGTCAGGTCACCCGGGAAGATGCTGGGACTTACTTCTGCAAGGTGCACATGTGGGAGAAGGCGGAGGCGCAGGGGAGCGGCACCAAACTCCTGGTGTACG CTCCTCCTTCACAGCCGGAGATCTTCCTGAAGGTGGCCACCAAGTCGCAAGAAGACATGGCTTTGACTTGCCAGACATCTGGCTACTACCCTGCGGGCATTGCTATAAGCTGGCACAGTAGTCATATTGACTTACCTGATCCTGGACCTGTAGAGATATGGAAGTCAGAAAATGGTGATTTCCAAGCCGCCCGCCGCCTTGTCTTACCGTCACACTTTAGAGCCAACTTGCTGACGCTTTCCTGTGTGGTCGAGCATTTATCTCTTCCAGCACCCATATATGCCAACTATTCTTATG ATCTTTCCGAGTTTGGACTAACAAGCTATCAACTTATAGAATATCTTAACATCCTGAAAATCGCTCTCATACTCGCCCTCACCATCTGCATTCTTCTTACAG TGCGAAAGAGATGCAAAATCAAATGA